One stretch of Paraburkholderia fungorum DNA includes these proteins:
- the rpsO gene encoding 30S ribosomal protein S15 has translation MSAVETSKKSEVVAQFARAANDTGSPEVQVALLTTRINELTVHFKAHSKDHHSRRGLLRMVSRRRKLLDYLKGKDADRYRTLIEKLGLRK, from the coding sequence ATGTCCGCAGTTGAAACAAGCAAGAAGTCCGAAGTCGTTGCGCAATTCGCACGCGCAGCTAACGACACCGGCAGCCCCGAAGTTCAGGTCGCGCTGCTCACGACCCGCATCAACGAACTGACCGTTCACTTCAAGGCTCACTCGAAGGATCACCACAGCCGCCGCGGTCTGCTGCGCATGGTGAGCCGCCGTCGTAAGCTGCTCGACTACCTGAAGGGTAAGGACGCGGATCGTTACCGCACCCTGATCGAGAAGCTGGGTCTGCGTAAGTAA
- the pssA gene encoding CDP-diacylglycerol--serine O-phosphatidyltransferase has product MAAFKPRRPRNSGQLPRPFRRNKPIVAESSAVDSRRAQRQQFLRKRGIYLLPNAFTTAALFCGFFAVVQAMNVRFEIAAIAIFVAMVLDGMDGRVARMTHTQSAFGEQFDSLSDMVSFGVAPALVMYEWILKDLGRWGWLAAFVYCSGAALRLARFNTNIGVVDKRFFQGMPSPAAAALIAGFVWLATDNRVPLKLVWLPWVAFVLTIYAGVTMVSNAPFYSGKALDVRHRVPFGVILLVVVAFVLVSSDPPLMLFGLFVLYGLSGYVFWGYQALRGRANPARSVAHDR; this is encoded by the coding sequence ATGGCCGCATTCAAACCGCGTCGACCCCGTAACAGCGGACAGCTGCCGCGTCCGTTCCGCCGTAACAAGCCGATCGTGGCGGAGTCGTCGGCTGTCGATAGCCGGCGCGCGCAGCGTCAGCAGTTCCTGAGAAAACGCGGCATTTATCTGCTGCCGAATGCGTTCACCACGGCCGCGCTGTTCTGCGGTTTCTTCGCGGTCGTGCAGGCCATGAACGTGCGCTTCGAAATCGCGGCGATCGCGATTTTCGTGGCGATGGTGCTCGACGGCATGGACGGTCGCGTCGCCCGCATGACGCATACGCAAAGCGCGTTCGGCGAGCAGTTCGACAGCCTGTCGGACATGGTGTCGTTCGGCGTGGCGCCTGCGCTGGTGATGTACGAGTGGATCCTGAAAGACCTCGGCCGCTGGGGCTGGCTCGCGGCGTTCGTCTACTGTTCGGGCGCGGCTTTGCGGCTCGCGCGCTTCAATACGAACATCGGCGTGGTCGACAAACGGTTCTTCCAGGGCATGCCGAGTCCGGCTGCGGCGGCGCTGATCGCTGGTTTCGTGTGGCTCGCCACCGACAACCGCGTGCCGCTCAAGCTGGTGTGGCTGCCGTGGGTCGCTTTTGTGCTGACCATCTACGCAGGTGTGACGATGGTGTCGAACGCGCCGTTCTACAGCGGCAAGGCGCTCGATGTCCGGCATCGCGTGCCGTTCGGCGTGATTCTGCTGGTGGTGGTCGCGTTCGTGCTGGTGTCGTCCGATCCGCCGCTGATGCTGTTCGGCCTGTTCGTGCTGTACGGTCTGTCGGGCTACGTATTCTGGGGTTATCAGGCGTTGCGGGGCAGGGCAAATCCGGCGCGTTCGGTCGCGCACGACCGGTAG
- a CDS encoding 2-isopropylmalate synthase has translation MSDKLIIFDTTLRDGEQSPGASMTKEEKIRIAKQLERMKVDVIEAGFAASSNGDFDAIQTIAGLVKDSTVCSLARANDKDIQRAADALKPADHFRIHTFIATSPLHMEKKLRMTPDQVFEQARLAVRFARKFTDDVEFSPEDGSRSDMDFLCRVLEAVIAEGATTINIADTVGYGVPELYGQLVKTLRERIPNSHKAVFSVHCHNDLGMAVANSLAGVQIGGARQVECTINGLGERAGNTSLEEIVMAVKTRKDYFGLDIGLDTTQIVPASKLVSQITGFVVQPNKAVVGANAFAHASGIHQDGVLKARDTYEIMRAEDVGWSANKIVLGKLSGRNAFKQRLQELGIALDSEAELNSAFARFKELADRKSEIFDEDIIAIVTEESAEAQQKEHYKFLSLSQHSETGEQPHAKIVFSVEGKEITGEARGNGPVDATLNAIETEVGSGSELLLYSVNAITTGTQAQGEVTVRLSKSGRIVNGVGTDPDIVAASAKAYISALNKLYSNVDKLNPQRSE, from the coding sequence ATGTCCGACAAACTGATCATATTCGACACCACGTTGCGTGACGGCGAGCAATCGCCCGGCGCATCGATGACGAAAGAGGAAAAAATCCGTATCGCGAAGCAGCTCGAACGGATGAAGGTGGACGTGATCGAAGCCGGCTTCGCGGCCAGTTCGAACGGCGACTTCGACGCGATCCAGACCATCGCAGGTCTCGTGAAGGACAGCACGGTCTGTTCACTGGCCCGCGCGAACGACAAAGACATCCAGCGCGCAGCCGACGCGCTCAAGCCCGCCGATCATTTCCGTATCCACACGTTCATCGCGACGTCGCCGCTGCATATGGAGAAGAAGCTGCGCATGACGCCGGATCAGGTGTTCGAGCAGGCGAGGCTGGCGGTGCGTTTTGCCCGCAAGTTCACCGACGACGTCGAGTTTTCCCCGGAAGACGGCAGCCGCTCCGACATGGACTTTCTGTGCCGCGTGCTGGAAGCGGTGATCGCCGAGGGCGCGACCACCATCAACATCGCGGATACGGTCGGTTACGGCGTGCCCGAACTCTACGGCCAGCTCGTGAAAACGCTGCGTGAGCGCATTCCGAACTCGCACAAGGCGGTGTTCTCGGTGCATTGCCATAACGACCTCGGCATGGCGGTCGCGAACTCGCTGGCCGGGGTGCAGATTGGCGGCGCGCGGCAGGTCGAGTGCACGATCAACGGGCTCGGCGAGCGCGCGGGCAACACGTCGCTCGAAGAAATCGTGATGGCGGTGAAAACGCGCAAGGATTACTTCGGCCTCGATATCGGACTCGACACCACGCAAATCGTGCCCGCGTCGAAGCTGGTATCGCAGATCACCGGTTTCGTCGTGCAGCCGAATAAGGCGGTGGTCGGCGCGAACGCGTTTGCGCATGCGTCCGGCATTCACCAGGACGGCGTGCTGAAGGCGCGCGACACCTACGAAATCATGCGTGCCGAAGACGTCGGCTGGAGCGCGAACAAGATCGTGCTCGGCAAGCTGTCGGGCCGGAACGCGTTCAAACAACGCCTGCAGGAACTCGGCATCGCACTGGATAGCGAGGCGGAACTGAACTCGGCGTTCGCGCGCTTCAAGGAACTGGCTGACCGCAAGTCGGAAATTTTCGACGAAGACATCATCGCGATCGTCACGGAGGAATCGGCCGAGGCGCAGCAGAAAGAGCACTACAAGTTTCTGTCGCTATCGCAGCATTCGGAAACCGGCGAGCAACCGCACGCGAAGATCGTGTTTTCGGTGGAAGGCAAGGAGATCACCGGCGAAGCGCGCGGTAACGGTCCGGTCGACGCCACGCTCAACGCAATTGAAACGGAAGTGGGCAGCGGGTCGGAACTGCTGTTGTACTCGGTGAATGCGATCACCACTGGCACGCAGGCGCAGGGCGAAGTGACGGTGCGCTTGTCGAAGAGCGGGCGCATTGTTAATGGCGTGGGCACCGATCCGGATATCGTCGCGGCTTCGGCGAAGGCGTATATCTCGGCGTTGAACAAGCTTTATTCGAACGTCGACAAGCTGAATCCGCAACGCTCGGAGTGA
- the pnp gene encoding polyribonucleotide nucleotidyltransferase: protein MTMFNKIVKEFKWGQHNVRLETGEVARQASGAVIVDIEDTVVLATVVGAKTAKPGQDFFPLTVDYLEKTYAAGKIPGGFFRREGRPSEGETLTSRLIDRPLRPLFPEGFYNEVQVVIHVLSLNPEIPADIPALIGASAALAVSGLPFNGPVGAARVAYINNEYVLNPTRPQMKESALDLIVAGTERAVLMVESEAQQLSEEVMLGGVVFGHEQMQIAIDAIHELVREGGKPEWDWQPAAKNEPLIARVGELAQADLLAAYQIRDKQARSAKLKEVYAATSKKLEEDAAASGTVAADKATVGNVLFDIEAKIVRTQILNGEPRIDGRDTRTVRPIEIRTGVLPRTHGSALFTRGETQALVVATLGTKGDEQNIDALEGEYRERFMLHYNMPPFATGETGRVGSPKRREIGHGRLAKRALAACLPSADEFGYSIRVVSEITESNGSSSMASVCGGCLALMDAGVPMKAHVAGIAMGLILEGNRFAVLTDILGDEDHLGDMDFKVAGTEQGVTALQMDIKIQGITKEIMQVALAQAKEGRMHILGKMTSAVSGANTVLSDYAPRMITIKINPEKIRDVIGKGGSVIRALTEETGTTIDISDDGVVTIASTSSEGMAEAKKRIENITLEVEVGQVYEGTVLKLLDFGAIVNILPGKDGLLHISEIANERIKDINDYLKDGQQVKVKVIQTDEKGRVRLSAKALLNDAPQGEPTPQ from the coding sequence ATGACTATGTTCAATAAGATCGTCAAAGAGTTCAAGTGGGGACAACACAACGTTCGCCTCGAAACCGGTGAAGTCGCCCGTCAGGCGAGCGGTGCGGTGATCGTCGACATCGAAGACACCGTCGTGCTGGCAACCGTGGTCGGCGCTAAAACGGCCAAGCCGGGTCAGGACTTCTTCCCGCTGACCGTCGATTACCTCGAAAAAACCTACGCAGCCGGCAAGATTCCGGGTGGTTTCTTCCGCCGCGAAGGCCGTCCGTCGGAAGGCGAAACGCTGACCTCGCGCCTGATCGACCGTCCGCTGCGCCCGCTGTTCCCGGAAGGCTTCTACAACGAAGTCCAGGTCGTGATCCACGTCCTGTCGCTGAACCCGGAAATCCCCGCTGACATCCCCGCGCTGATCGGCGCGTCGGCGGCACTCGCCGTGTCCGGTCTGCCGTTCAACGGCCCGGTCGGCGCAGCACGCGTGGCCTACATCAACAACGAATACGTGTTGAACCCGACGCGTCCGCAAATGAAGGAATCGGCGCTCGACCTGATCGTCGCCGGTACGGAACGCGCGGTGCTGATGGTGGAATCGGAAGCGCAGCAACTGAGCGAAGAAGTGATGCTCGGCGGCGTCGTGTTCGGTCACGAGCAAATGCAGATCGCGATCGACGCGATCCACGAACTCGTCCGTGAAGGCGGCAAGCCGGAATGGGATTGGCAGCCGGCAGCGAAAAACGAGCCGCTGATCGCACGCGTGGGCGAACTGGCACAAGCCGATCTGCTCGCGGCTTACCAGATCCGCGACAAGCAGGCACGTTCGGCCAAGCTGAAGGAAGTCTACGCAGCGACGTCGAAGAAGCTGGAAGAAGACGCAGCCGCAAGCGGCACGGTAGCAGCGGACAAGGCGACCGTCGGCAATGTGCTGTTCGACATCGAAGCGAAGATCGTCCGTACGCAGATCCTGAACGGCGAGCCGCGTATCGACGGCCGCGACACGCGCACGGTTCGTCCGATCGAAATCCGTACCGGCGTGCTGCCGCGTACCCACGGTTCGGCACTGTTCACGCGCGGCGAAACGCAGGCGCTGGTGGTGGCCACGCTGGGCACGAAGGGCGACGAGCAGAACATCGACGCGCTCGAAGGCGAGTACCGCGAACGCTTCATGCTCCACTACAACATGCCTCCGTTCGCAACCGGCGAAACGGGCCGCGTCGGTTCGCCGAAGCGCCGTGAAATCGGTCACGGCCGTCTGGCCAAGCGCGCACTGGCTGCATGCCTGCCGAGCGCCGACGAATTCGGCTACTCGATTCGCGTTGTGTCGGAAATCACGGAATCGAATGGTTCGTCGTCGATGGCTTCGGTGTGCGGCGGCTGCCTCGCACTGATGGACGCCGGCGTGCCGATGAAGGCGCACGTCGCCGGCATCGCAATGGGCCTGATCCTGGAAGGTAACCGCTTTGCAGTTCTGACCGACATCCTCGGCGACGAAGATCACCTCGGCGACATGGACTTCAAGGTGGCGGGTACGGAACAAGGCGTGACCGCGCTGCAGATGGACATCAAGATCCAGGGCATCACGAAGGAAATCATGCAGGTCGCCCTCGCGCAAGCGAAGGAAGGCCGTATGCACATCCTCGGCAAGATGACCTCGGCGGTGTCGGGCGCGAACACGGTGCTGTCGGACTACGCACCGCGCATGATCACCATCAAGATCAATCCGGAAAAGATCCGCGATGTGATCGGCAAGGGTGGTTCGGTGATCCGCGCGCTGACCGAAGAAACCGGCACGACGATCGATATTTCGGACGACGGCGTCGTCACCATCGCCAGCACGAGCAGCGAAGGGATGGCCGAAGCGAAGAAGCGTATCGAGAACATCACGCTGGAAGTCGAAGTGGGTCAGGTGTACGAAGGCACCGTGCTCAAGCTGCTCGATTTCGGCGCGATCGTGAACATCCTGCCGGGCAAGGACGGTCTGCTGCACATCTCCGAGATCGCCAACGAGCGTATCAAGGACATCAACGACTACCTGAAGGACGGCCAGCAAGTGAAGGTCAAGGTCATCCAGACGGACGAAAAGGGCCGCGTGCGTTTGTCGGCCAAGGCGTTGCTGAACGACGCG
- a CDS encoding branched-chain amino acid ABC transporter substrate-binding protein → MTKWQQAAAAALVAISMGGVAHAAAGAAANSPASEAANRSVSGKPGGKPTGTPIQLALIEGMSGPFANAGAAVERNLRFGVEQVNAQGGVKLADGAHPFELVVLDSKGSTEEALTQLRAAADRHIGYIMQGNSSAVAAALIGAIDKQNSREPGNRELFLNYSADDPALTNASCSFWHFRFDAHAGMRMDALVDVIQRDKAVKKVYLLNQDYSFGHDVSSLARSTLATKRPDIAVVGDEFHPIGRVKDFAPYIAKIRASGADAVITGNWGNDLTLLVKAAREQGLDTKFYTFYGNSLGAPAALGDAGVGHVIAVADWHPNAGGAASDAWYAAFRARFPAAQDDYPVLRMPLMIETLAAAMSRAGSADPTAVARALEGIRFDNGFHASWMRADDHQLIQPLYVMQMDKAGTPGVHFDNEGSGYGFRTVLALPADRTVLPTVCKMQRP, encoded by the coding sequence ATGACGAAGTGGCAACAGGCGGCAGCAGCGGCGCTGGTGGCGATTTCAATGGGCGGGGTGGCGCACGCGGCAGCGGGGGCGGCGGCAAATTCGCCTGCAAGCGAGGCTGCGAACCGATCCGTCTCAGGCAAGCCCGGCGGCAAACCCACGGGAACACCGATCCAGCTGGCGTTGATCGAAGGCATGTCCGGCCCGTTCGCGAACGCGGGCGCGGCGGTCGAGCGCAATCTGCGTTTCGGCGTGGAACAGGTGAACGCGCAGGGCGGCGTGAAGCTCGCCGACGGCGCGCATCCGTTCGAACTGGTCGTGCTCGACAGCAAAGGCAGCACCGAAGAGGCGCTCACACAACTGCGCGCGGCTGCCGACCGCCATATCGGCTACATCATGCAGGGCAACAGTTCAGCGGTGGCCGCCGCGCTGATCGGCGCGATCGACAAGCAGAACAGCCGCGAGCCGGGCAATCGCGAGCTGTTCCTCAACTATTCCGCCGACGACCCCGCGCTGACCAACGCCAGTTGCAGCTTCTGGCATTTCCGTTTCGACGCACACGCGGGCATGCGGATGGACGCACTGGTCGACGTGATCCAGCGCGATAAAGCGGTGAAGAAGGTGTATCTGCTGAACCAGGACTACAGCTTTGGTCATGACGTCAGCAGCCTTGCGCGGTCGACGCTGGCGACGAAGCGCCCCGATATTGCGGTGGTCGGCGACGAATTCCATCCGATTGGCCGCGTAAAGGATTTCGCGCCCTATATCGCGAAGATTCGTGCCAGCGGGGCGGACGCCGTGATCACCGGCAACTGGGGCAACGACCTGACGCTGCTGGTCAAAGCGGCGCGCGAGCAGGGGCTGGACACGAAGTTCTACACCTTCTACGGCAACAGCCTGGGCGCGCCGGCTGCCTTGGGAGACGCGGGCGTCGGCCATGTGATTGCGGTTGCCGACTGGCATCCGAATGCGGGCGGCGCAGCCTCCGACGCCTGGTACGCCGCGTTCCGGGCCCGTTTCCCGGCTGCGCAGGACGACTACCCGGTGTTGCGCATGCCGCTGATGATCGAGACGCTCGCCGCGGCCATGAGCCGCGCCGGCAGCGCGGACCCGACTGCAGTGGCGCGCGCGCTCGAAGGCATTCGCTTCGACAACGGCTTCCACGCTTCGTGGATGCGCGCCGACGACCATCAACTGATTCAACCCCTTTACGTGATGCAGATGGACAAAGCCGGCACGCCCGGCGTGCATTTCGATAATGAAGGCTCAGGCTACGGCTTCCGCACGGTGCTGGCTTTGCCGGCCGATCGCACTGTTTTGCCGACCGTCTGCAAGATGCAGCGTCCCTGA